Within Dehalococcoidia bacterium, the genomic segment ATGTTTTGGCGGGAGCTATTGCCGGAATGATGGCCCAAGGGCTTCAGCTATTTGATGCCGCTACCTGCGGCGTTTATCTTCATGCCGCTGCCGGAGAACTGGTGAAAGCAGAGCTTGGCGATGCCGGCATGATTGCCAGCGATCTCCTGCCCAAGCTGCCACTGGCAATCAAGGAACTGAGATACAATCTGCCGTTGTGAATCCTTTGGTAGTAGGCAAATGAGGGCATAAGGTATAAAGGGCATGGGAAAAGGACGGCAGCGGGTTGGGCTATACAAAGAGAAAGCTGGCTTGTCAATTCATTCGGTGGGTAACGCCTTGACCTCGCTATCGAGTCTTTGACCTAACCGGTCCTCTTCAATATCAAGATCATAACGCATCTGAAGGCCTAGCCAGAACTGAGCCGATGTGCCGAAGTACCTGCCCAGACGAAGCGCGGTATCTGCCGTAACCGAGCGTTCTCCGTGGATGATTTGGTTGATGCGGCGAGGGTGAACGGTGATATCCTTTGCCAGGCGATACTGGCTGATGCCCATCGGCTCCAGGAACTCCTCCCTGAGAATCTCGCCGGGGTGAATTGGGGAAATCTTCTCATCCATTTCGCTACTCCTAATGATAGTCGGTGATTTCAACATCGCAAGCACCGCCATCTTTCCAGACAAAGCAAATTCGCCACTGGTCATTGATACGAATGCTATACTGACCTTTCCGATTGCCTTTCAAGTCTTCCAGATGGTTGGTTGAGGAACACGCAAATCATCCGACTCTGATAGTAGCATGTCTTGCTAATAGCGTCAATCGCTATCATCGAGTCGATGCCCGTTGTAGGACAGGGCAATATCACAAAAGGATGTGGAGTCTGTCTCCGATGTTCCCCACCCAAAAACTACGGGCATTTTGATGCGAAACTACGCATCCATACGAATGTCCTCACCCCATATAAGTACTTACTATTAGATCAGCAAAAGTGGAAATACATAATCGGAGGATTGCATATATGGCTTACAAGATAACGGATGAGTGCATTTCCTGTGGTGCCTGCGAGGCAGAATGCCCCAATGAAGCCATCACGGAAGGCTCATCGATCTTCATCATCAATCCGGATAAATGCACCGAATGTGTGGGGGCTAATAACTCCTCGCAATGCGCAGCAGTATGCCCCGTGGATGCCTGTGTTGCCGATCCCAAGCACACGGAAAGCAAGAAACAGCTTCTGGAGAAATGGCGAAAGATACACTCCGGCAAGGAGCCGAGCCCGGGCACTTATTAGACAGTTATTTGGCGGTTGAACTCCCCCTCGTCCCCCTCTTTCTGAAAGAGGGGGACGAGGGGGTAAACATAGCACCAGACCTGTCTCAAAGAATAAGAAAGGAGGGCGAAATGTTCGATACCATCATCGTCTGCCTGGATGGATCGCCGCTGGCTGAGCAGATCCTTCCCTATGCCGCCGAGCAAGCCCGACGATTCGGGAGCAAAGTCATCCTTTTCCGTGTGATTACAGCCACTGACGCCGTGCTGGTACCCACCACCCCAACCGGCGAACCCCTGACAATGGCATCCCAGGTATCGCCCGAACTGATAGACCGGGAAACCAAAGAGGCCAACGATTATCTCTGCAAGGCGGCAATACCGCTGGAGGAAATCGGGCTGAAACCGGAAATAGTCACCCTGTTTGATCCACTGCCCGGTGCGGCGATAGTCGACTATGCCAATCAACACCAGGTCGACCTCATAGCCATCGCCACTCACGGACGCAGCGGGTTCAAGCGGGCGGTATTCGGCAGTGTGGCGGATTATGTGCTCCGGGAGTCTCACCTGCCGGTGCTGCTGATCAGCCCTCGTGAGGAAAAATCATAGGGAAAAGCCAGCGGTAATGCGGAGAGACTTCCCGTGCATTCAATGACGAACCGATCCGCCACTGACAGAAAGGCATTTCAGGTCTGATCAAGGGGAGACATTTCAATGAAAAGTTCGGTTCGGTTGATCCGAATCTTCGGCATCGATATCGGAGTGCACTACACGTGGCTCTTTATCTTCGGCTTGGTGGCGTGGTCGCTGGCGGATGGGTACTTCCCGGATTCTTATCCTGACTGGAGCACAACTGCCTACTGGATCACCGGGGTCATTGCCTCTTTCCTTTTGTTCGTGTCTGTCCTGGTGCATGAACTGGCGCATTCTCTGGTAGCTCGATCCCGAGGGTTGCCCGTTCGAAGCATCACGCTTTTCCTTTTCGGAGGGGTGAGCAATCTGGAGGAAGAGCCCAAAAGCGCCGGGGTGGAATTTGTTATGGCTGTGGTCGGGCCGCTTTCCAGCCTAGTGCTCGGCGGCATTTTCTGGGGAATCTGGCAAATGCTGAGCAACCAGGATACCCCTCCCGCGGGAATGCTTTCATACCTTGCCTGGATTAATGTTCTGCTGGCCGCATTCAATCTTCTCCCCGCCTTTCCTCTGGATGGCGGACGGGTTTTGCGCTCCATTCTATGGGGGGCCACCAAAAGTTTGCAGAGGGCAACTCACAACGCGTCAGTAGTGGGGGAGTTTTTCGGATGGGCGTTCATCGTCTTTGGCTTCTTTCAGGTTCTGGGAGGCAATTTCCTGGGAGGATTGTGGATCGCATTCATTGGGTGGTTTCTCACCAATGCCGCCGCTGCCAGCCGCCGTGAAATGACACTTCGCGAACACTTGAGCGGGGTAAAAGTCCGTGAACTGATGCAACCCAGCCCCGATGCCATCGATCCGAATGCGTCGGTCCGGGAATTGGTCGAGGAGATGTTTCGGCGACGTCACCACCGCGCTGTACCGGTCTGCCATGACAATCGCCCCGTGGGAATCGTGACGGTTACCGATATCAAAAAGGCGCCCCAGAATCAATGGACTATCAAAAAGGTCAGCGACATCATGACGCGCGAGCCGCTCTACAGTGTGAATCTGGAGGACGACCTGGAGGCTGCCTTCGCGCTCATCTCTCAACATGATGTCAATCAGGTGCTCGTTCTCCGGGATGCACAATGCGCCGGCCTGCTCAGTCGCGCCGATATCATCCAGCATCTCCGATTGAGCAGAGAATTGGGCGCAAAGCCCAAACCAGGGCAAGGCAATGCCTGATCTCTCGGGCATGGCTGTTGGGACGATTCTCAATCCTCGGATTCGGGCAAACGTATTTATTGCCTTTCCCGCCGCAGATGTGTAAGCTTATCCTTTAGGATAAGGCTATGGATTGCATTGTTCGCCCAATGGCCCTGGAAGACTTGCCCCAAGTGGTTGAAATCGAGAAGGGCTCTTTCCCCCAACCGTGGTCCCGGGATCTTTTTCACCACGAGTTAACAGCCAACCACATCTCTCGTTACATGGTTGTTTGCCAGGAACAAATAATTCTGGGATATATCGGGGTCTGGCTGATTGTCGGGGAGATTCACATCACTACGTTCGCCGTGCATCAGAATCATCGCCGCAAGGGTCTCGGTGAACTGCTCATCATAACAGCCATCGATCTGGCGCTGGAACATGGAGCTACACTTGTCACTCTGGAAGTCAGTGAGATGAATCTGGGAGCCCGTGCCATGTACAAGAAGTGCGGTTTTGTGGATGTGGGGCGACGACGGCATTACTACAGCGAGACCAACGAAGACGCTATCCTGATGAGCGCCGAAGATATTACCTCAGCCGCTTTTCAAGAGAAGTTCCAGCAATTGAAGACAGCCAATGTTGAGAAGATGAAACAAGAGGTCTCCGGTTAGGCTCCGGCATCGCTGAATCGATGTCTCTTTATAACTGATCCTTCACCTTTTCAGCCAACGCCCGAGTCATCCCAGAAACCGACGCAATATCATCGATGGAGGCTTCCCTGACCCCCCGGACCGATCCGAATCTCTTCAGCAACTCTTTCTTGCGTTGAGGCCCGATGCCCGGAACCTCGTCAAGGCCGGACTTGAGCCCCGCTCTGGTTCGGGTTCGGATATGATAGGAAATGGCAAATCGATGCGCCTCATCCCGGATTCGCTGCAGGAGGAAAAGCGCCTGGGAATTCGCTGGCAGGATCACAGGTTCTGCCTTGTGAGGTAGAAAAATCTCCTCGTTTTCTTTGGCGATGCTGGCTAACGGCATATCATCCATTCCCAGCTTGCTCATGACTTCCAAAATTGCATTGAGATGGCCGCGCCCTCCATCGATCAGTACCAGATCAGGCATTTTAGCCCAATCCGATACAGGCGAAGGGGGCTCGCTTCTTGTCCCTTTCCCAAAACGCCGCCACAGCACTTCCTGCATCATGGCGTAGTCATCAATGCCGGAAACCGACTTTATCTTGAACCGGCGATAGAGGGAAGGCTTGGGCTGACCTTCTTCAAATACTGCCATGCTGCCCACTGCTGCCGTCCCACGGATGTTCGATATATCATAGCACTCAATCCGCCTGGGCAATCGAGGCAACTCCAATCTGGATTTGAGTTCCTCCATCGCCGCGGCGGTTTTTCCGCTATCGGCCAGCCGCTTGATCTTCATCTGCTCCAGCGACTCTGTGGCATTCTCAGACACCATGCCCATCAGCTTCTTCTTCTCTCCCCGGCGCGGCACCAGCAATCGAACCCGGCAACCCCGCTTTTCCTGAAGCCAGTCCTGGATAAACAGGGCGTCCTCCGGTTCCGTCTGCAGAAGGATCGACGGCGGAACCGTTGCCCCGGAGCCATAAAACTGTTTAACGAAACTCCCCATGATTCGGTCGGGGCTCTCATCCTGGACGTTCTCCAGGGTGAAGCGCTCTTTCCCCAGTATCTTGCCGCCGCGGATGAAGAACACCTGCGCACAAGCCTCGTTTCTTTCCTGAGCGATGGCGATCACGTCTTCATCGATCTTGCTCCGGGACACCACCTTCTGCTGCTCAAAGATGTTTTCGATAGCCTGGATTTGATCCCTCAGCGAGGCGGCCTTCTCGAATTCCAGGTTCACCGATGCCTTTGACATGCTCTTTTTCAACTCTCGAATGACACGCTCATATTTTCCTTCCAGAAAGAGAGTGACCTGGTCGATGATTTGAAGGTATTCCTGAGAACTCACTGCTCCGATGCATGGCCCTGAACATCGTTTGATGTGGTATTTGAGGCAAGGGCGATTTTGCGTCCCTGTGATCTCCATCTTGCAGGTGCGATAAGGAAACAGCTTGTTCAACAAGCTCATGGTCTGGCGAAGGGAACTGGCGCTGGCAAAAGGCCCGAAGTAGCGGCTTCCATCCTCACTCAAGCGTCTGGTGATATGCACACGGGGCCAGGCTTCCGCCAGCGTAATCTTGAGATAGGGGTAACTCTTATCGTCTTTCAGCCTGACGTTGAAATGAGGCCGGTGCTTTTTAATGAGACTGTTTTCGAGGATGAAGGCTTCCTGCTCCGAACCGGTGATGATGAAATCGATATCCCCGATGCGGCCGACCAGCCGCTGAAGTTTCGGAGAAGAGGCCTGTGGGGAAAAGTAGGACCTTACCCGATGATGCAAATTGGCCGCTTTGCCAACGTAAATAACTGTCCCGCTGGTATCCCGAAAGAGATAAACTCCCGGCTTATCGGGAAGGGATCGGGATTGTTTCTCGGGCGTTTGCTCTGACATGGCATGTCGAGCTCTACTTTCGGCGTTTAAAGGCTTTCATGGGATTGCCCAGATGGATCATTCCCCGCTTCTTGTCTGCCTTGGCATCTTTAGCATCTTCGGCAATCCGGCTGACATTGTTGACGCCTCGCACCCTCTCCAGCTTGACGAACATCTGGCTCAGGTGCCCGATATCGGAAATCTCCACGGTGAGAAAGATGGAGACAGTGCCGTCATCGTGACTTTCACTTGAGATGGAGACGATATTGACCTTCGCTTCCGAAAGGATGTTGGTGATATCTTTCAGCAGGCCTACGCGATTTTCGGCCGATATGATAATGGGCACAGAATAGACCTGCTGGCGATGACCCCAGGCGACATCGATCATCCTTTCTTTGTCTTTCCCACTCATTATGTTGGGGCAATTCTTGCGATGGATGGTGACTCCCTTTGTCCGGGTAACAAAACCGATGATTTCATCGCCGGGAATCGGGTTGCAGCAGGGAGCAAGGTGCGTCAAGAGGTCACCCACGCCAAGCACTTGAATGCCCGTGGGCCCCTGGGTTCGTTTAGCGACGGCGGGAACGGGTGGCAGCTCTGGCTCTTCCTCCTTGGGAGCCATTCTGGGGCCGATCTGGTTAACGCTGATATCTCCAACGCCAAGCGCGATCAGAAACTCGTTGGCATCTTTGTATTCGAATAAGTCGGCGACTTCCTCCGCGCTCTTGTTCGTGCCCAGGCGCCTCATCGCCTTCTCGAAGAGTTCCCTGCCCCGATCGATGTTCTCGGCCCGATCCCTCTTTCTGAACCAGGCCCTGATTTTCTCTTTGGCATGACCGCTTCGCACATAACCCGATTCCGGATTCAACCAGTCAAGGCTGGGC encodes:
- a CDS encoding HigA family addiction module antitoxin; the protein is MDEKISPIHPGEILREEFLEPMGISQYRLAKDITVHPRRINQIIHGERSVTADTALRLGRYFGTSAQFWLGLQMRYDLDIEEDRLGQRLDSEVKALPTE
- a CDS encoding YfhL family 4Fe-4S dicluster ferredoxin, with protein sequence MAYKITDECISCGACEAECPNEAITEGSSIFIINPDKCTECVGANNSSQCAAVCPVDACVADPKHTESKKQLLEKWRKIHSGKEPSPGTY
- a CDS encoding universal stress protein, with protein sequence MFDTIIVCLDGSPLAEQILPYAAEQARRFGSKVILFRVITATDAVLVPTTPTGEPLTMASQVSPELIDRETKEANDYLCKAAIPLEEIGLKPEIVTLFDPLPGAAIVDYANQHQVDLIAIATHGRSGFKRAVFGSVADYVLRESHLPVLLISPREEKS
- a CDS encoding site-2 protease family protein; its protein translation is MKSSVRLIRIFGIDIGVHYTWLFIFGLVAWSLADGYFPDSYPDWSTTAYWITGVIASFLLFVSVLVHELAHSLVARSRGLPVRSITLFLFGGVSNLEEEPKSAGVEFVMAVVGPLSSLVLGGIFWGIWQMLSNQDTPPAGMLSYLAWINVLLAAFNLLPAFPLDGGRVLRSILWGATKSLQRATHNASVVGEFFGWAFIVFGFFQVLGGNFLGGLWIAFIGWFLTNAAAASRREMTLREHLSGVKVRELMQPSPDAIDPNASVRELVEEMFRRRHHRAVPVCHDNRPVGIVTVTDIKKAPQNQWTIKKVSDIMTREPLYSVNLEDDLEAAFALISQHDVNQVLVLRDAQCAGLLSRADIIQHLRLSRELGAKPKPGQGNA
- the rimI gene encoding ribosomal protein S18-alanine N-acetyltransferase, whose amino-acid sequence is MDCIVRPMALEDLPQVVEIEKGSFPQPWSRDLFHHELTANHISRYMVVCQEQIILGYIGVWLIVGEIHITTFAVHQNHRRKGLGELLIITAIDLALEHGATLVTLEVSEMNLGARAMYKKCGFVDVGRRRHYYSETNEDAILMSAEDITSAAFQEKFQQLKTANVEKMKQEVSG
- the uvrC gene encoding excinuclease ABC subunit UvrC, with product MSEQTPEKQSRSLPDKPGVYLFRDTSGTVIYVGKAANLHHRVRSYFSPQASSPKLQRLVGRIGDIDFIITGSEQEAFILENSLIKKHRPHFNVRLKDDKSYPYLKITLAEAWPRVHITRRLSEDGSRYFGPFASASSLRQTMSLLNKLFPYRTCKMEITGTQNRPCLKYHIKRCSGPCIGAVSSQEYLQIIDQVTLFLEGKYERVIRELKKSMSKASVNLEFEKAASLRDQIQAIENIFEQQKVVSRSKIDEDVIAIAQERNEACAQVFFIRGGKILGKERFTLENVQDESPDRIMGSFVKQFYGSGATVPPSILLQTEPEDALFIQDWLQEKRGCRVRLLVPRRGEKKKLMGMVSENATESLEQMKIKRLADSGKTAAAMEELKSRLELPRLPRRIECYDISNIRGTAAVGSMAVFEEGQPKPSLYRRFKIKSVSGIDDYAMMQEVLWRRFGKGTRSEPPSPVSDWAKMPDLVLIDGGRGHLNAILEVMSKLGMDDMPLASIAKENEEIFLPHKAEPVILPANSQALFLLQRIRDEAHRFAISYHIRTRTRAGLKSGLDEVPGIGPQRKKELLKRFGSVRGVREASIDDIASVSGMTRALAEKVKDQL